Proteins co-encoded in one Thermoanaerobaculia bacterium genomic window:
- a CDS encoding zf-HC2 domain-containing protein produces MECTRVREEMGAWRDGELDAALSAAVASHVAGCASCSALARAQAWLGDAVRDVSFEAPPRLAARIASLTRRRRPRTPVLPWAASAAAAFLLGMGLMAYRGRSIRADALAAELAGNQVRALQPGKLVDVPSTDRHTVKPWFGGKLDFSPPVKDLAAEGFPLLGGRLDAVAGRPAAALVYTRRRHVISLYICPAAGMPETVSSGRNGFHVRHWRDGEMAYWAVSDLDPAELERFAQLFRSRPS; encoded by the coding sequence ATGGAATGCACCCGCGTCCGAGAGGAGATGGGAGCCTGGCGCGACGGCGAGCTCGACGCGGCGCTCTCCGCCGCGGTGGCATCCCACGTCGCGGGATGCGCGTCGTGCTCGGCGCTGGCGCGCGCGCAGGCGTGGCTCGGAGATGCGGTGCGCGACGTCTCCTTCGAAGCTCCGCCGCGGCTCGCCGCACGGATCGCCTCGCTCACCCGCCGGCGGCGGCCCCGGACGCCGGTTCTTCCGTGGGCGGCGTCGGCGGCGGCCGCCTTCCTGCTCGGGATGGGGCTCATGGCGTACCGGGGGCGGTCCATCCGCGCGGACGCCCTCGCGGCGGAGCTCGCCGGAAACCAGGTGCGGGCGCTCCAGCCGGGAAAGCTCGTGGACGTGCCTTCGACCGATCGCCACACCGTGAAGCCGTGGTTTGGGGGAAAGCTCGACTTCTCGCCCCCCGTGAAGGACCTCGCCGCGGAAGGATTTCCCCTGCTCGGCGGGCGCCTCGACGCGGTCGCCGGCCGTCCCGCGGCGGCGCTCGTGTACACGAGACGGCGCCACGTGATCAGCCTCTACATCTGCCCGGCCGCGGGAATGCCGGAGACCGTTTCCTCCGGACGCAACGGCTTCCACGTCCGGCACTGGCGCGACGGAGAAATGGCGTACTGGGCCGTTTCCGATCTCGACCCCGCCGAGCTCGAGCGTTTCGCGCAGCTGTTTCGGTCGCGCCCGAGTTGA
- a CDS encoding sigma-70 family RNA polymerase sigma factor: MNDSNQASRFDEEILPHVRSGYNLARWLTRSDADAQDVVQEASLRAWRFFRGFRGENPRAWFLTIIRRTAMTWLARGRAERDADLFDEEIHTGDAGAPDPERLALGAIGAERVRRALEALPAALREVVVLREQEGLSYKEIAAVAEIPIGTVMSRLARARDRLLRDLSREER; encoded by the coding sequence GTGAACGACAGCAACCAGGCATCCCGATTCGACGAGGAGATCCTCCCGCACGTGCGTTCCGGCTACAACCTCGCCCGATGGCTCACCCGAAGCGACGCGGACGCGCAAGACGTCGTCCAGGAAGCCTCGCTTCGGGCCTGGCGGTTCTTTCGGGGCTTTCGCGGCGAGAACCCCCGGGCCTGGTTCCTCACGATCATCCGCCGCACCGCCATGACGTGGCTCGCCCGGGGACGCGCCGAGCGCGACGCGGACCTTTTCGACGAGGAGATCCACACGGGAGACGCTGGCGCGCCGGACCCGGAGCGTCTCGCCCTCGGCGCCATCGGCGCGGAGCGCGTCCGCCGCGCGCTCGAGGCGCTTCCCGCCGCGCTTCGGGAGGTCGTCGTCCTGCGCGAACAGGAGGGTCTCTCGTACAAGGAGATCGCCGCGGTGGCGGAGATCCCGATCGGAACGGTGATGTCGCGGCTGGCCCGCGCGCGCGATCGTCTGCTCCGCGACCTGTCCCGGGAGGAACGCTGA
- a CDS encoding metallophosphoesterase, with protein sequence MNNSDRRSFLKIAGISIGAGALYRVAPLLGAGKAGAAVSDALKRSNGEALRPFSFVQLSDTHVGFEGPPDPLGTRAFERAVETINALPEPPELILFTGDLTHDTENPGEHAARLKRFRQIAGGLRVQNIRCVPGEHDAALDGGALFREQLGPTSYSFDHRGVHFVALDNVSLGKPEVGAAQRAWLEKDLARFGSRAPIVVFTHRPLFDLKPEWEWFTDDGNDVMNLLARFENVTVLYGHIHREEHRMIGRAGHHGARSLVFAFPDPASGAEKKPLPFQKDRPFANLGIRTLTSTGGPGAPGIDDVELSTAEFAGTNGIQQLLKKGAFA encoded by the coding sequence ATGAACAACAGCGACCGGCGGTCATTCCTGAAGATCGCGGGCATTTCGATCGGGGCGGGCGCGCTCTACCGCGTCGCGCCTCTCCTGGGCGCCGGCAAGGCCGGCGCCGCGGTATCCGACGCCCTGAAAAGGTCGAACGGAGAAGCGCTCCGGCCCTTCTCGTTCGTCCAGCTCTCCGACACTCACGTCGGCTTCGAGGGACCGCCGGATCCGCTCGGCACGCGCGCGTTCGAACGCGCGGTCGAGACGATCAACGCGCTCCCCGAGCCGCCCGAGCTCATCCTCTTCACGGGCGATCTCACGCACGACACCGAGAACCCCGGCGAGCACGCCGCCCGTCTGAAGAGGTTCCGGCAGATCGCGGGAGGCCTGCGGGTGCAGAACATCCGATGCGTTCCCGGAGAGCACGACGCGGCGCTGGACGGCGGCGCCCTCTTCCGCGAGCAGCTCGGACCCACGTCGTACTCCTTCGACCACCGCGGCGTGCACTTCGTCGCACTCGACAACGTTTCGCTCGGCAAGCCCGAGGTCGGGGCCGCGCAGCGCGCATGGCTCGAGAAGGATCTCGCGCGCTTCGGCTCGAGAGCGCCGATCGTCGTGTTCACGCATCGGCCGCTCTTCGACCTGAAGCCGGAATGGGAGTGGTTCACCGACGACGGGAACGACGTGATGAACCTCCTCGCGCGTTTCGAGAACGTCACGGTTCTCTACGGGCACATTCATCGCGAGGAACATCGGATGATCGGACGCGCCGGACATCACGGCGCGCGGTCGCTCGTTTTCGCCTTTCCCGATCCCGCGTCGGGCGCCGAGAAGAAGCCCCTTCCGTTCCAGAAAGACCGCCCCTTCGCGAACCTCGGAATCCGAACACTGACCTCGACGGGCGGACCCGGAGCGCCCGGCATCGACGACGTGGAGCTCTCGACGGCGGAGTTCGCCGGAACGAATGGAATCCAACAGTTGCTCAAGAAAGGAGCTTTCGCATGA
- a CDS encoding cupredoxin domain-containing protein has translation MKIRIFLGAVAASLALLQAGPGRRATAQPAPETPRVIGITAKRFAFLPAEIRLKKGEPVVLRLTTEDVRHGLFSRPLGINAEFAPGQARDIALTPSTTGTFTVICDRFCGSGHGNMKISVVVE, from the coding sequence ATGAAGATCCGAATTTTCCTCGGCGCGGTCGCCGCCTCGCTCGCGCTCCTCCAGGCCGGACCGGGCCGCCGGGCCACCGCCCAGCCCGCCCCCGAAACGCCGCGGGTGATCGGAATCACGGCCAAACGGTTCGCTTTCCTTCCCGCGGAGATCCGCCTCAAGAAGGGTGAGCCGGTCGTCCTCCGGCTGACGACCGAGGACGTGCGCCACGGCCTCTTCTCGCGCCCTCTCGGGATCAACGCCGAGTTCGCGCCCGGTCAGGCGCGAGACATCGCGCTCACTCCCTCGACGACCGGGACTTTCACCGTCATCTGCGACCGGTTCTGCGGCTCCGGTCACGGAAACATGAAGATCTCCGTCGTCGTCGAGTGA